One stretch of Tepiditoga spiralis DNA includes these proteins:
- a CDS encoding transglycosylase SLT domain-containing protein yields MRKKILMLLSVLLVFSYSFAAGITYTSSSNEQTELKLKTFLKDFITMQYKNTMRKDLSTNRVYDIIDGIIDASKIFKISPLMITAIIDTETNFRNIIGKMGEIGYMQIRPTTAKYIVDKYPESFEKAGYKTNDLNWIKKRLLIDPKYNILVGTAYLKHLLNYHDQNFYSAIGWYNGGGNEYYANKVIYKIAEITVTYPTI; encoded by the coding sequence ATGCGGAAAAAGATACTCATGTTATTATCAGTACTTTTAGTTTTTTCTTATTCCTTTGCAGCAGGAATAACTTATACATCATCTTCAAATGAACAAACAGAATTAAAATTAAAAACATTTTTAAAAGATTTTATAACTATGCAATATAAAAATACTATGAGGAAAGATTTATCTACAAACAGAGTTTACGACATAATAGATGGAATAATAGATGCTTCTAAAATATTTAAAATTTCACCACTAATGATTACTGCAATAATCGATACTGAAACAAACTTTAGAAACATAATAGGGAAAATGGGTGAAATTGGATATATGCAAATAAGACCAACTACTGCAAAATACATAGTTGATAAATATCCCGAAAGCTTTGAAAAGGCTGGTTATAAAACAAATGATTTAAATTGGATAAAAAAAAGATTATTAATAGATCCTAAATACAATATTCTTGTTGGAACTGCTTATTTAAAACATCTTTTAAATTATCATGATCAAAATTTTTATTCGGCAATAGGATGGTATAATGGCGGCGGAAATGAATATTATGCAAATAAAGTTATTTATAAAATTGCTGAAATAACCGTAACTTATCCTACAATATAA
- a CDS encoding CTP synthase, protein MVKKHIIVTGGVLSGIGKGIVSASVGKIMKDSGINVNSLKLDPYLNVDAGTMNPNQHGEVFVTDDGYEADLDLGHYERFLGIPMKKFNNLTTGQVYKSIIEKERAGKYLGGTVQMVPHVTNEIKERIKSIDTDLLLIEVGGTVGDIEGEIFLEAIRQLSVEEGKENFMFIHVTFVPYLGVTNEFKTKPTQQSVQLLRKIGIQPDMLIIRTEKEIDQSSLEKVSLFGGVKSEYVINLPDLNNVYEVPEVIHKMGVQNLIAKKLNISITNNLNWNCPKTFKPLKIAMVGKYLGTDDAYKSILESIFLCGVKKPELLDAETLEEYDDEGVVSVLSKYDGIIIPGGFGKRGIEGKLKAIKFARENKVPILGICLGMQTMIIEFARNVMGYNGANSTEFDVDTKYPVVDMMEQQKNILQLGGTMRLGAQKTEVIKGSKLFDIYNKEIIDERHRHRYEANSDKFKEMFTTPEKNEDNKLIVGGKSDFVEEIELKDHPFFVGIQYHPEYKSKVGAPHPIFKAFTEAIINNL, encoded by the coding sequence ATGGTGAAAAAGCATATTATAGTTACTGGTGGCGTTTTGAGTGGGATAGGAAAAGGAATAGTTTCAGCATCAGTTGGAAAGATAATGAAAGATTCAGGAATAAATGTAAATTCATTAAAATTGGATCCTTATTTGAATGTGGACGCAGGTACAATGAATCCTAATCAACATGGCGAAGTTTTTGTTACAGACGATGGTTATGAAGCAGATTTGGATTTGGGTCATTATGAAAGGTTTTTAGGAATCCCAATGAAAAAATTTAACAATTTAACAACAGGGCAAGTCTATAAAAGCATAATTGAAAAAGAAAGAGCAGGAAAATATTTAGGAGGAACTGTTCAAATGGTACCTCATGTAACGAATGAAATAAAAGAAAGAATTAAATCAATAGATACTGATTTATTATTAATAGAAGTCGGCGGAACTGTAGGAGATATAGAAGGAGAAATATTTCTTGAAGCAATTAGACAACTTTCTGTTGAAGAAGGAAAAGAAAATTTTATGTTTATTCATGTGACTTTTGTTCCTTATTTAGGAGTTACAAATGAATTTAAGACTAAACCAACTCAACAATCTGTACAATTATTAAGAAAAATAGGTATACAACCAGATATGTTAATTATAAGAACAGAAAAAGAAATAGATCAATCAAGTTTAGAAAAAGTTTCACTTTTTGGTGGAGTAAAAAGTGAGTATGTTATTAATCTTCCAGATTTAAACAATGTTTATGAAGTTCCTGAAGTCATACATAAGATGGGTGTTCAAAATTTAATAGCAAAGAAATTAAATATAAGTATTACCAATAATCTCAATTGGAATTGTCCAAAAACTTTTAAACCATTAAAAATAGCAATGGTTGGTAAATATCTTGGAACGGATGATGCTTATAAAAGTATACTTGAAAGTATATTTTTATGTGGTGTGAAAAAACCAGAACTTTTAGATGCAGAAACTTTGGAAGAGTACGATGATGAAGGTGTTGTTTCAGTACTTTCAAAGTACGATGGAATAATTATTCCGGGTGGTTTTGGAAAAAGAGGTATAGAAGGAAAGTTAAAGGCTATAAAATTTGCAAGAGAAAATAAAGTACCAATACTTGGAATATGTTTAGGTATGCAAACCATGATAATAGAATTTGCAAGAAATGTTATGGGATATAATGGGGCAAATTCAACGGAATTTGATGTAGATACAAAGTATCCTGTTGTAGATATGATGGAACAACAAAAAAATATTTTACAACTTGGAGGAACTATGAGACTTGGAGCTCAAAAAACTGAAGTAATAAAAGGTTCAAAATTATTTGATATATATAATAAAGAAATTATAGATGAAAGACATCGTCATAGATATGAAGCAAATTCAGATAAATTCAAGGAAATGTTTACAACTCCAGAAAAAAATGAAGATAATAAATTAATAGTTGGAGGAAAATCAGATTTTGTTGAAGAAATAGAATTAAAAGATCATCCATTTTTTGTAGGTATTCAATATCATCCAGAATATAAATCAAAAGTGGGTGCGCCACATCCAATCTTTAAAGCGTTTACAGAAGCAATAATAAATAATTTATGA
- a CDS encoding N-acetyltransferase: MIKKFLFIGKNTKISDTVKFGYNVIIEDNVVIEKNVQIGHNIVIKEGTIIKAGSVIADNTVLGKEPFKASNSATTEKRKLEPLVIGEYVTIGANCVIYRGAKLEDGVFVGDLASIREDVVIGEKTIIGKGVTVENKTTIGKFVKIETEAYVTAISTVEDYCFIAPEVTFTNDNFLGRTEERKKYFKGPTIKKGARIGANATLLPGIVIGEDSLIAAGAVVTKNISPRKIYAGVPAKEFGNVPEEQLLKNQSYYK; this comes from the coding sequence ATGATAAAAAAATTTTTATTTATTGGAAAAAATACAAAGATAAGTGATACTGTAAAGTTTGGATACAATGTTATTATAGAAGATAATGTTGTTATAGAAAAGAATGTTCAAATTGGTCACAATATAGTTATAAAAGAAGGTACTATAATAAAAGCTGGAAGTGTGATAGCAGACAATACAGTTCTTGGGAAAGAGCCATTTAAAGCAAGTAATTCTGCAACTACAGAAAAGAGAAAGTTAGAACCGCTTGTTATAGGAGAGTACGTAACTATAGGTGCAAATTGTGTAATTTATAGAGGGGCAAAACTTGAAGATGGTGTTTTTGTTGGAGATTTAGCTTCAATAAGAGAAGATGTTGTTATAGGAGAAAAAACTATAATAGGAAAAGGCGTAACGGTTGAAAATAAAACAACTATTGGTAAATTTGTAAAGATAGAAACTGAAGCTTATGTTACTGCAATTTCAACTGTTGAAGATTATTGTTTTATAGCTCCAGAAGTTACCTTTACAAATGATAATTTTTTAGGAAGAACAGAAGAAAGAAAAAAATATTTTAAAGGACCAACTATAAAAAAAGGAGCAAGAATAGGAGCAAATGCAACACTTTTGCCTGGTATAGTAATAGGAGAAGATTCTTTAATAGCAGCAGGAGCGGTTGTTACAAAAAATATATCTCCAAGAAAAATTTATGCAGGAGTACCAGCAAAAGAATTTGGAAATGTTCCAGAAGAACAACTTTTAAAAAATCAAAGTTATTATAAATAA
- a CDS encoding acyl carrier protein — MTREELFDKMKEVIVETLGVEEEDVKLDSSFVDDLDADSLELVDLTMALESELGVTIEDDEIESLKSVEDALKIVANKLNIDED, encoded by the coding sequence GTGACAAGAGAAGAACTTTTTGATAAGATGAAAGAGGTTATTGTAGAAACTCTCGGTGTTGAAGAAGAAGATGTAAAACTCGACTCTTCCTTTGTAGACGATTTGGACGCAGATTCACTTGAATTAGTAGATTTAACTATGGCTCTTGAATCTGAACTTGGAGTAACTATTGAAGACGATGAGATAGAAAGTCTAAAGTCTGTAGAAGATGCACTGAAAATTGTAGCAAATAAATTAAATATTGACGAAGATTAA
- a CDS encoding alpha-amylase family glycosyl hydrolase encodes MIFYELYLRSFFDGNGDGIGDFSGLNKKLDYFVNLGITHIWLLPIMKSPSFHGYTITDFYNTNPLYGNLEELKETLKNGHNKGLKFVLDIPVNHVSINHPWFQKALNGDKKYENYFIWSNDKTDINEKRHWGNNINIWHKVNDKYFYGLFGPGSPELNFENKNLWNEMKKIFSFWLEIGFDGFRLDAAKHIFDYNIKEMKFEYQHEKNISFWKEMISHIKSINPNSTIISEVWDDPKIVKKYNGIFEIGFNFPFSYDLKESLKRNSTKKFINGLKNSMENYLNEEKIITNSGNFLTNHDMTRLMSELKTIEKVKFSIAMLMTLPGNPFIYYGEELGMKGKLSNVDFTEDAEEPLQWYSCGYGIGQTEWKNIKFNKPYSGVSFEEQINNETSILNFLKSVIAFRKENDWISEAKIKILYSNKNMVKLSVFNRLNEFIIYYNFKSHEIKLDNFDTSKIIKIFGNFNKKNKSLEKYSILVLKGR; translated from the coding sequence ATGATTTTTTATGAATTATATTTAAGATCTTTTTTTGATGGTAATGGTGACGGAATAGGAGATTTTTCTGGTTTAAATAAAAAATTAGACTATTTTGTTAATTTAGGTATTACTCATATATGGCTTCTTCCAATAATGAAATCTCCTTCTTTTCACGGATACACTATAACTGATTTTTATAATACAAATCCTCTTTATGGAAATTTAGAAGAATTAAAAGAAACTTTAAAAAATGGTCATAATAAAGGATTAAAATTTGTTTTGGATATACCAGTAAATCATGTTTCAATAAATCATCCTTGGTTTCAAAAAGCCTTAAACGGAGATAAAAAATATGAAAATTATTTTATTTGGTCAAATGATAAAACAGATATAAATGAAAAAAGGCATTGGGGAAATAATATTAATATTTGGCATAAAGTTAATGATAAATACTTTTATGGATTATTTGGACCTGGTTCTCCTGAATTAAACTTTGAAAATAAAAATCTTTGGAACGAAATGAAAAAAATATTTTCATTTTGGTTAGAAATAGGATTTGATGGATTTAGATTAGATGCTGCAAAACATATATTTGATTACAACATAAAAGAAATGAAGTTTGAATATCAACATGAAAAAAATATATCTTTTTGGAAAGAAATGATTTCTCATATAAAATCAATAAATCCAAATTCCACAATAATAAGTGAAGTTTGGGATGATCCAAAAATAGTTAAAAAATATAATGGTATTTTTGAAATTGGTTTTAACTTTCCATTTTCTTATGATTTAAAAGAAAGTTTAAAAAGAAATTCTACTAAAAAATTTATAAATGGTTTAAAAAATAGTATGGAAAATTATTTAAATGAAGAAAAAATTATTACTAATTCTGGAAATTTTTTAACAAATCATGATATGACAAGATTAATGTCTGAACTTAAAACCATAGAAAAAGTTAAATTTTCAATTGCAATGTTAATGACATTACCAGGAAATCCCTTTATATACTATGGTGAAGAATTAGGTATGAAAGGTAAACTTTCAAACGTTGATTTCACAGAAGATGCAGAAGAACCCCTACAATGGTACTCTTGTGGTTATGGAATTGGTCAAACAGAATGGAAAAATATAAAATTCAACAAACCTTACAGTGGTGTATCTTTTGAAGAACAAATAAACAACGAAACTTCCATATTAAATTTTTTAAAGTCTGTAATAGCTTTTAGAAAAGAAAATGACTGGATTTCAGAAGCAAAAATAAAGATTTTGTATTCAAACAAAAACATGGTAAAATTAAGCGTATTTAATAGATTAAATGAATTTATTATATATTATAACTTTAAATCTCACGAAATAAAATTAGATAATTTTGATACTTCTAAAATTATAAAAATTTTTGGGAATTTTAATAAAAAAAATAAGTCTTTAGAAAAATATTCGATATTAGTTCTAAAAGGGAGGTAA
- a CDS encoding HD-GYP domain-containing protein, which translates to MSEKLKSIFQIFNQNEKILRYSVSVFDKEKFHQIIYYKENKFNDDYIGVEFNFSDELKKFIYNDNIYFYKGTIKLKNYFKDYWFLFENISEEYNELNIFVFKIYAPFINLKELLGIVVFFSKEEISEEIEILFQEINIELSEAFYIYRKKFLKINYTHQFLTSFIEILKSINTQLYYHSLGVADTATIIAESMGYSYDEIEFVRNCGLIHDIGKVWIPKSLIDKRGPLSKEEFELVKIHTDKLEEMLNMNTFMKKYVKVAKLHHERLDGSGYYGLKDDEIPEESRILAIADIFDALTHERSYRDAFTLEQSLAELEKMAKNKKIDKDILNVAIHVLPKVFSGDKISTPSNYLMEKSVYIQDIIKKENFIKGVIIGVHKDILNINIQDFQNIENGKIYLMTYENNDIEEKTKIKVLSTFENQITVRLETYKEIKENYVKILWYKDINITKLSSAISNFENINILNYPTFKVKMLMLGGNSITIELEELIINESDIILISFEAYDLKVRALCKVTLIKQEKDFIRATLDFFNMNDKQMRKIFQVIFKRQIELRLNF; encoded by the coding sequence ATGTCTGAAAAACTTAAATCCATATTTCAAATATTCAATCAAAACGAAAAAATTTTAAGATATTCTGTTTCTGTTTTTGATAAAGAAAAATTTCATCAAATTATTTATTATAAAGAAAACAAATTTAATGATGATTATATTGGTGTGGAGTTTAATTTTTCAGATGAACTTAAAAAATTTATTTATAATGATAATATTTATTTTTATAAAGGAACAATAAAACTAAAAAATTATTTTAAAGACTATTGGTTTTTATTTGAAAATATTTCCGAAGAATACAATGAATTAAATATTTTTGTTTTCAAAATTTATGCTCCTTTTATAAACTTAAAGGAACTTCTTGGAATAGTAGTATTTTTTTCAAAAGAAGAAATATCAGAAGAAATAGAAATTTTATTTCAAGAAATTAATATAGAATTATCAGAAGCTTTTTATATATATAGAAAAAAATTTTTAAAAATAAACTATACTCATCAATTTTTAACAAGTTTTATTGAAATTTTAAAATCAATAAATACTCAACTTTATTATCATTCCTTGGGTGTTGCTGATACAGCAACAATTATTGCTGAGTCAATGGGTTATAGTTACGATGAAATAGAATTTGTAAGAAATTGTGGTTTGATTCATGATATAGGAAAAGTTTGGATTCCAAAAAGTTTAATAGATAAAAGAGGCCCTTTATCAAAGGAAGAGTTTGAACTTGTAAAAATACACACAGATAAGTTAGAAGAAATGCTCAATATGAATACATTTATGAAAAAATACGTAAAAGTGGCAAAATTACATCATGAAAGGTTAGATGGAAGCGGTTATTATGGATTAAAAGATGATGAAATACCGGAAGAATCAAGAATTTTAGCAATAGCAGATATTTTTGATGCTTTAACACATGAAAGATCTTATAGAGATGCTTTTACATTAGAACAATCATTGGCTGAATTAGAGAAGATGGCGAAAAACAAAAAAATAGATAAAGATATACTAAATGTTGCAATTCATGTACTTCCAAAAGTTTTTTCTGGAGATAAAATTAGCACACCTAGTAATTATTTAATGGAAAAAAGTGTTTATATTCAAGATATAATAAAAAAAGAAAATTTTATAAAAGGTGTAATAATAGGAGTCCATAAAGACATATTAAATATTAATATACAAGACTTTCAAAATATAGAAAATGGTAAAATATATTTAATGACATATGAAAATAATGATATTGAAGAAAAGACTAAAATAAAAGTGCTTTCTACTTTTGAAAATCAAATAACTGTTAGATTAGAAACTTATAAAGAAATTAAAGAGAATTATGTAAAAATTTTATGGTACAAGGATATAAATATAACAAAGTTATCTTCAGCAATATCTAATTTTGAAAATATAAATATATTAAATTATCCAACCTTCAAAGTAAAGATGTTAATGCTTGGTGGAAATTCAATAACTATAGAATTAGAAGAATTAATAATTAATGAAAGTGATATAATATTAATTTCATTTGAAGCTTATGATTTAAAAGTACGTGCTTTATGCAAAGTAACACTTATAAAACAAGAAAAAGATTTTATTAGAGCAACACTTGATTTTTTTAATATGAATGATAAACAAATGAGAAAAATATTTCAAGTGATTTTTAAAAGACAAATAGAGCTCAGACTTAACTTTTAA
- a CDS encoding CBS domain-containing protein: MKTLITTHANPDFDGFAASIAASLIYKNSIIVIAGNPSQNLKEFLQLYNLPYLNEKDFLKKYPNYELEVEKIVIVDTANINRIPVFIKEIIINNNDIKIDIYDHHPILRENNIIGNNYSKECGSAATIVLEKLLKEKNDFPDIYKTLFLIAIHEDTGNFIYTTTTYLDHIIAAELLKMGANLEEVEDFVSLEMTEDQKQIFDLLYNNISEFYVNDLNVYIAFAETEKFIGGLNIITHKIFETLTPDVLFSVVKMGKNIYIIARSKSDEIDLNVILKEFNGGGHKKAGAAKVKNGDANKIINDIRELMKKAFAPVLKAINIMSSPVRTVFENEKLEKIFEIMEQTGHSGLPVVSKNKLVGIVTKKDVEKAIKHKLKNAPVKAIMTKNLLVVDVFTPVSQIRKIMAESDVGRLPVLKDGVLIGIVTRSDILKATNGVFDFSINPIIEDHYDTFNIINLMKEKISNRVLNMLRLLGTYGTEFGVPVYVVGGFVRDLLLGVENLDIDLVVEGNGNEFGKYVADQLKIKYLSHEAFGTCSLFFKDGFKLDIATARTEYYEEPAKLPKVEISTIKKDLYRRDFSINAMAIKLNPEKFGLLLDFFGCKKDLDNGIIRALYSLSFVEDPTRILRAIRFEQRFNFKIDENTLDYMERTIENNYLEKVTGTRLREEIEKIIKEKSPINGIKRLGKLKIISHLFPYTYYTPTLENEIIKMFAFYDLLNKENKKYIENTNKFYILLYVILQYTSIDVLEFIRVKYGLPKNFVEKLVDVKNVFNKINKEDIKFSEIYELTKKFNNEQIIFLASKISDKMREHFYKYLKKLSNIKLPLNGKDLKKMGYVRNEIGIKLDELTKIELDK; this comes from the coding sequence ATGAAAACCTTAATAACGACACATGCCAATCCTGACTTTGATGGTTTTGCTGCTTCTATTGCTGCTTCATTAATTTATAAAAATTCAATTATAGTAATAGCTGGAAACCCTTCTCAAAATTTAAAAGAATTTTTACAGTTGTATAATTTACCTTATTTGAATGAAAAAGATTTTTTAAAAAAATATCCTAATTATGAATTAGAAGTAGAAAAAATAGTTATAGTTGATACTGCAAATATAAATAGAATACCAGTTTTTATAAAAGAAATAATAATTAATAATAATGATATAAAAATTGATATTTATGATCATCATCCAATTTTGAGAGAAAACAATATAATTGGAAATAATTATTCAAAAGAGTGTGGAAGTGCTGCAACTATAGTTTTAGAAAAATTATTAAAAGAAAAAAATGACTTTCCAGATATTTATAAAACATTATTTTTAATAGCAATACATGAAGATACGGGGAATTTTATATATACAACTACAACTTATTTAGATCATATTATAGCAGCAGAACTTTTAAAAATGGGAGCAAATTTAGAAGAAGTTGAAGATTTTGTTTCATTAGAAATGACAGAAGATCAAAAACAAATCTTTGATCTTCTATACAACAATATATCTGAATTTTATGTAAATGATTTGAATGTGTACATTGCTTTTGCAGAAACGGAAAAGTTTATAGGTGGATTAAATATAATAACTCATAAAATTTTTGAAACATTGACACCGGATGTATTGTTTTCAGTTGTTAAAATGGGAAAAAATATATACATTATTGCAAGATCTAAAAGTGATGAAATAGATTTAAATGTTATATTAAAAGAATTTAATGGAGGGGGACATAAAAAAGCTGGAGCTGCAAAAGTAAAAAATGGTGATGCTAATAAAATTATTAATGATATAAGAGAATTAATGAAAAAAGCATTTGCACCTGTTTTAAAAGCTATTAACATAATGTCTTCTCCTGTTAGAACTGTATTTGAAAATGAAAAATTAGAAAAAATATTTGAAATAATGGAACAAACGGGACATTCTGGTCTACCAGTTGTTTCTAAAAATAAATTAGTTGGTATAGTAACAAAAAAAGATGTAGAAAAAGCAATTAAACATAAATTAAAAAATGCACCAGTTAAAGCAATAATGACAAAAAATCTTTTGGTTGTAGATGTTTTTACACCAGTATCACAAATTAGAAAAATAATGGCAGAAAGTGATGTGGGTAGATTACCTGTGTTAAAAGATGGTGTTTTAATAGGAATAGTAACAAGAAGTGATATATTAAAAGCTACTAATGGAGTTTTTGATTTTTCAATAAATCCAATAATAGAAGATCATTATGATACATTTAATATTATTAATTTAATGAAAGAAAAAATTTCTAACAGGGTATTAAATATGTTAAGACTTTTAGGAACGTATGGAACAGAGTTTGGTGTTCCTGTTTATGTTGTAGGTGGATTTGTTAGAGATTTACTTTTAGGTGTTGAAAATCTTGATATTGATTTAGTTGTAGAGGGAAACGGAAATGAATTTGGAAAGTATGTTGCTGATCAATTAAAAATAAAGTATTTATCTCATGAAGCCTTTGGAACTTGTTCTTTATTTTTTAAAGATGGATTTAAATTAGATATAGCAACAGCAAGAACTGAATATTATGAAGAACCTGCAAAATTACCAAAAGTAGAAATTTCTACCATAAAAAAAGATTTATATAGAAGAGATTTTTCAATTAATGCTATGGCTATAAAATTAAATCCAGAAAAGTTTGGTTTGTTACTTGACTTTTTTGGATGTAAAAAAGATCTTGATAATGGTATAATTAGAGCTTTATACTCTCTTTCTTTTGTTGAAGATCCAACAAGAATATTAAGAGCTATAAGGTTTGAACAAAGATTTAACTTTAAAATAGATGAAAATACATTAGATTATATGGAAAGAACTATAGAAAATAATTATTTGGAAAAAGTAACAGGAACAAGACTTAGAGAGGAAATAGAAAAGATAATTAAAGAAAAAAGTCCAATAAATGGAATTAAAAGGCTTGGTAAATTGAAAATAATTTCTCATTTGTTTCCATATACTTATTATACACCAACATTAGAGAATGAAATAATAAAGATGTTTGCTTTTTATGATCTTTTAAATAAAGAAAATAAAAAGTATATAGAAAATACTAATAAATTTTATATATTACTATATGTAATATTACAATATACTTCTATTGATGTGCTTGAATTTATAAGAGTTAAATATGGATTACCTAAAAATTTTGTAGAAAAATTAGTAGATGTAAAAAATGTTTTTAATAAGATAAATAAAGAAGATATAAAATTTTCTGAAATTTATGAATTAACAAAGAAGTTTAATAATGAACAAATAATATTTTTAGCTTCAAAGATAAGTGATAAAATGAGAGAACATTTTTATAAGTATTTGAAAAAGCTAAGCAATATAAAACTTCCTTTAAATGGAAAGGATTTAAAAAAAATGGGATACGTGAGAAATGAAATAGGTATTAAATTAGATGAACTTACTAAAATTGAACTTGATAAATAA